The Boseongicola sp. DNA segment AAAAGCCCGGTAGCGGTCTGTTTCGATCAAGATGCCATTGGGGGTTACATCTATGACTTGAACTCCCGTTACTTTTGCAAGAGCTTCGGCATCAATTCCAGTTACAACTGACCGCATCCGAAGTGCATCCGCGCCTACGTTGGCCACGGCTTTTTCGATCACGCCACCGTAAAGAGCTTTTCCCCTGTATTCGACACTCAGTGCCAACCAACGTTCGCGGTCGCGAAACAATGGTGTTGCAGTTGCAGACAATTCGCGCGCGTCAGATACGAAATCATACTTGTACCACGGCGTTTGCTGCAAAAACTTTGCGTAATCAGCAGCTTGCGATGCACTCAGACCGTCCAACGGTGTTTTGACCGGCCCGCGACCCCATGCGACCAGACGCCCAACGGTCTCTTCGTAAAGACCTTTCAAAAGCATCTCGGCCGTGAAGCTGACGCCGATTGTATAGATCGTTGCCTTAGTATCCCCGGAAATGCCACCCATCTCAGCAGCCTGCACAGATAGAGGGCAAAGCGCCGACCAAAACCCGACAACTGCGGGCAGATACGCAAACTCATGCGGGTCGCCATCACGGATCACACGCGCATAATCATCGTAAGCGTGCACAATGTGCCACTCGGGGTATGTCAGTAACGTGCGGCTTTCAGCTCTCTGCCAGGCAGGATCTACAATCAACGGATCATAAGTTTCTTCCGTTAACGACCCCTGACAAGACAGTTCGGTATACCCGACCGGAACCAACAATACGCCAACAAACACCAAAAGGGCAAAGACCGCCCGTTTAACAATCCACCATGTCCAATACATTACTCACGTCCTAAAAAAACTCCGCTGAACAGGGCAACCCCACCCAACCCGATATGCGGAAGGTTCGCCAAAATCTTAAATCCGAACGGCAAATCCTGAATGCCGTAGTTGAAAATGCCAAAATCAAGATACCCTGAGCCAGTTATCAACCCCAGCACCCCGTCGCCCAGATACAACGCCCCAAATATCAGCAGAAACATTTTGGCCGCTCGGGTCGACACCAATGCAGCAACCAGCGCCCAGGCTGCCGAAGCAGCATGAAGGGCATCGTCAAATATATCCAGCGCGAATATTCCGAAGGCCACACCGTCGGCGTCTGTAACACCGGGAATGTAGTTCAGCGCCGCCGCGCCCAGCAAAACAACAAAGTACCCAAAAGAAATCTTACGATGCACGGACATTACAGGTCTTTCAGATAGGTGTCCCAAAATCCATTTCTAAACGTCAATTCAGGGTCATAGAACCGTTTTTCGGCAGCAAATTCGACCGCTTTCGGATAGGCGCGCAGAAACTGTTCCTGCGTAGCATGTGGTCGGTATGGTAGATAGTAAGTGCCTCCCAAATCAAGCACGCGCTCGATTAGGGCTTGTGTCATGCGCTTGTGATCGGCCTCGGCGCGTTGGGTCATTTCCTGACTGAACAACATCACAGCGGCAATTCTAGGCACCGGCGCATAGGATAAGACGCTTTCTTCGTCAGCCCCAACATAGCGCAGGGTGATGTTCAATAATTCCTGATAGCTTTTGGGAATGATGTCTTGGCAGGCCGTCACAAAGTCGGCAAATCGTCCGGGCGGAACAAAATATTCGTGCAAAATGTCAGTTCGGGTCGGATCGTGGTCATCCAGCGTCACCACCGGCTCATTTATCAGAGAGTTTCGTGTGACGGGGCCACCACCGATCATTGGCCCCAATCCTGTTTCGAAACCCCACCGCAAATCTTTGGCAATCTCATTGTGCAGCTGTGCGCGGAACACATATCGCGAGATCTGGCTTAGCGCTCCAGACCCCGCCGCCGGGGGTATTTCGGATTGGTCCGCTGCTTCGCGATAGGTGATCATCAAAGCATCTTCGAAGAACGTTTCGCGGTCCACATTCAACCGACCGTAGGCCATGTTCACGTTGCCGCCTTCGATCGTTCCAACAAAGAACTTGGCAAAATCCGCCGCTGGAA contains these protein-coding regions:
- a CDS encoding FAD-binding protein, translating into MGQLTRRAALLTGGILLGGFAGYKLSPKIPSMGGTASLQPTGAEGTLNDASLLNETPIFRHITVRENPGANVVRRIRNLINEAKDAGRPFNVGAARHSMGEHAIPGGGDAITFENGFFELDRQTQTYRAHAGARWSQIIAGLDPMGFGPKVMQSNNDFGVAATFCVNAHGWPAPHGPMGSTVKSIVMVRPDGEVVRCSRTENAPLFFLTMGGYGLTGAIVEVQVEAAPNVNLEPAFQTVPAADFAKFFVGTIEGGNVNMAYGRLNVDRETFFEDALMITYREAADQSEIPPAAGSGALSQISRYVFRAQLHNEIAKDLRWGFETGLGPMIGGGPVTRNSLINEPVVTLDDHDPTRTDILHEYFVPPGRFADFVTACQDIIPKSYQELLNITLRYVGADEESVLSYAPVPRIAAVMLFSQEMTQRAEADHKRMTQALIERVLDLGGTYYLPYRPHATQEQFLRAYPKAVEFAAEKRFYDPELTFRNGFWDTYLKDL